The following proteins come from a genomic window of Anas platyrhynchos isolate ZD024472 breed Pekin duck chromosome 20, IASCAAS_PekinDuck_T2T, whole genome shotgun sequence:
- the LOC101791202 gene encoding pinopsin, whose product MFPSSSQAPPSNGTPGPFDGPQWPHQAPRSMYTSVAVLMGVVVVCASVVNGLVIVVSIRYKKLRSPLNYILVNLALADLLVTLCGSSVSLSNNINGFFVFGRRMCELEGFMVSLTGIVGLWSLAILALERYVVVCRPLGDFRFQHRHAVSGCAFTWSWSLLWTTPPLLGWSSYVPEGLRTSCGPNWYTGGSNNNSYILALFVACFVLPLGLILFSYTNLVMTLRAAAAQQKEANTTQQAEREVTRMVVVMVMAFLICWLPYTTFALVVATNKDITIQPALASLPSYFSKTATVYNPIIYVFMNKQFQSCLLKMLCCGYCPRGTGRTTPETPRPRAGIPMNKVSPSHPV is encoded by the exons AtgttccccagcagctcccaggcaccTCCCAGCAACGGGACCCCGGGGCCTTTCGACGGCCCCCAGTGGCCCCACCAGGCCCCGCGGAGCATGTACACGTCGGTGGCCGTGCTGATGGGCGTCGTGGTGGTCTGTGCCTCGGTCGTGAACGGGCTGGTCATTGTGGTTTCCATCCGGTACAAGAAGCTCCGGTCCCCACTGAACTACATCCTGGTGAACCTGGCCCTGGCCGACCTGCTGGTGACGCTCTGCGGCAGCTCCGTCAGCCTCTCCAACAACATCAATGGCTTCTTCGTGTTCGGCAGGCGGATGTGTGAGCTGGAGGGCTTCATGGTCTCCCTCACAG GCATCGTGGGGCTGTGGTCGCTGGCCATCCTGGCGCTGGAGCGCTACGTTGTGGTCTGCAGGCCCCTGGGAGACTTTCGGTTCCAGCACCGGCACGCCGTGAGCGGCTGCGCCTTCACCTGGAGCTGGTCGCTGCTCTGGACCACCCCGCCGCtgctgggctggagcagctATGTGCCCGAAG GGCTGAGGACCTCGTGTGGGCCCAACTGGTACACGGGcggcagcaacaacaacagctACATCTTGGCCCTGTTCGTCGCCTGCTTCGTGCTGCCCCTCGGCCTCATCCTCTTCTCCTACACCAACCTGGTCATGACCCTGCGAGCG GCTGCGGCCCAGCAGAAGGAAGCCAACACCACGCAGCAGGCGGAGAGGGAGGTGACACGAATGGTGGTCGTGATGGTGATGGCCTTCCTCATCTGCTGGCTGCCCTACACCACGTTTGCCCTGGTGGTGGCCACCAACAAGGACATCACCATCCAGCCGGCTCTCGCCTCCTTGCCCTCCTACTTTTCCAAGACAGCCACCGTGTACAACCCCATCATCTATGTCTTCATGAACAAGCAG TTTCAGAGCTGCCTGCTGAAAATGCTGTGCTGCGGTTACTGCCCCCGGGGGACGGGAAGGACCACGCCAGAGACACCCAGGCCCCGCGCAGGCATCCCCATGAACAAGGTGTCACCGTCACACCCCGTGtga